In Fibrobacter sp. UWR3, a single window of DNA contains:
- the pilM gene encoding pilus assembly protein PilM: MALDLLARIRGERETIGIDVGHYSIKYVKVYHNSRGGHVVVEIDTEPVPEGSVINGEIQRREGEPTTGPDGKKEKDGYELLSEALTKMMMRHTRDANTDIVACVNCGAGAGGVLVDRISVKVPKNGNESAIILQTAQSRPPFDDQDNVIDYEIESREGEEVKANVVAAKNALLDSWAQFFTVKGLKLTAMDVDIFGLLNAYTATASEEDLKQTTAVINIGEKKMSIGFIQQGKFHSMRAMTGGSIDMIIAKLGVTLGVDAAKCHEIFETGDLGIVDGFAEAEVEEALKLAFEDIMAQVEFGIRYYSSSEDSEPLNKILLGGGGASIKGLKEYIAERSGIETDTVNPFRYVECDASVVGESGVSLALSNILAPALGLAMRKFD; the protein is encoded by the coding sequence TTGGCACTAGATTTGCTCGCTCGAATTCGCGGTGAACGCGAGACTATCGGCATCGATGTTGGCCATTACAGCATCAAGTACGTGAAGGTTTACCACAACAGTCGCGGTGGCCATGTTGTCGTCGAGATTGATACGGAACCCGTTCCGGAAGGCTCCGTCATTAACGGCGAAATCCAACGTCGCGAGGGCGAACCTACGACAGGTCCCGACGGCAAGAAGGAAAAGGACGGCTACGAACTTTTGAGCGAGGCGCTCACCAAGATGATGATGCGCCATACCCGCGATGCCAATACCGATATTGTCGCATGCGTGAACTGCGGTGCTGGCGCCGGCGGCGTGCTGGTCGACAGGATTAGCGTGAAGGTGCCGAAGAACGGCAACGAGTCGGCGATTATTCTCCAGACCGCGCAGTCCCGTCCGCCCTTCGATGACCAGGACAACGTGATTGACTACGAGATTGAATCCCGCGAAGGCGAGGAAGTCAAGGCGAACGTCGTTGCCGCGAAAAACGCGCTTCTTGATTCCTGGGCCCAGTTCTTTACCGTGAAGGGGCTCAAGCTCACCGCGATGGACGTCGATATCTTCGGCCTTTTGAACGCCTACACGGCGACCGCTTCCGAAGAAGACCTCAAGCAGACTACCGCCGTCATCAACATCGGCGAAAAGAAGATGAGCATCGGGTTCATCCAGCAGGGCAAGTTCCACTCCATGCGTGCCATGACCGGTGGCTCGATTGACATGATTATTGCAAAGCTCGGCGTGACGCTCGGTGTCGATGCCGCCAAGTGCCACGAGATTTTCGAGACGGGCGATCTGGGCATCGTGGACGGGTTTGCCGAAGCCGAAGTGGAAGAGGCCTTGAAGCTTGCCTTTGAAGACATTATGGCCCAGGTGGAATTCGGTATCCGCTACTACTCTTCTTCGGAAGATTCCGAACCGCTGAACAAGATCTTGCTCGGCGGCGGTGGCGCCTCCATCAAGGGCTTGAAGGAATATATCGCCGAACGTTCCGGCATAGAGACCGACACCGTGAACCCGTTCCGTTACGTTGAATGTGATGCGAGCGTGGTGGGCGAATCGGGCGTGTCCCTCGCTTTATCCAACATCCTTGCGCCAGCGCTTGGGCTTGCTATGAGGAAGTTTGACTAA
- a CDS encoding PilZ domain-containing protein → MILPAQLFWICSIAILGLVLLVLIEIHRSNDRRENAEMFGTKDFENKVEERGLTPKEIRTMEKLVRASKFENKDAVLNSSHLFEAAVCDFYDFRDVDKVRDETLDAITGLREKLAFDAANPLTVIVCTRQFNVGNRVDILFDGGAKLKHSEILSRREKYWKVSYDDSFGPGKSYVGKEVRIRWTRPEDAVYSAYVKVMDSEPGKLVLRHSNDLEKQQLRRWLREIVNFPVEVTLADGSKISGVLYDLSAGGILIGLPQEYPGGTHVHIHFELPSFGPEDVEIEILRSLGHKNSDYPELFSMTASFTGAFGWTQERVLQYIFEVNKRKRQKKWPKMR, encoded by the coding sequence GTGATTCTGCCTGCTCAGTTGTTCTGGATTTGTTCGATCGCCATCTTGGGACTGGTGCTCCTAGTCCTCATTGAGATTCATCGTTCCAATGACCGCCGCGAAAACGCGGAAATGTTCGGGACGAAGGATTTCGAGAATAAGGTGGAAGAACGCGGCCTTACGCCGAAGGAAATCCGGACAATGGAGAAACTGGTCCGTGCATCCAAGTTCGAAAACAAGGATGCCGTGCTGAATTCCTCGCACCTGTTCGAGGCAGCCGTATGCGACTTCTACGATTTCCGCGATGTGGACAAGGTTCGTGACGAGACGCTGGACGCCATAACGGGGCTGCGCGAGAAACTTGCATTCGATGCGGCGAATCCGCTCACCGTAATCGTGTGTACGCGCCAGTTCAACGTGGGTAACCGTGTCGACATCCTGTTCGACGGCGGGGCAAAGCTCAAGCATTCCGAAATCCTTTCACGCCGCGAGAAGTACTGGAAGGTCTCTTACGACGACAGTTTCGGTCCGGGCAAGTCCTACGTGGGCAAGGAAGTCCGCATCCGCTGGACCCGTCCTGAGGACGCGGTCTATTCTGCGTATGTGAAGGTAATGGATAGCGAACCCGGGAAGCTTGTCCTTCGCCATTCGAACGATCTTGAAAAGCAGCAGCTGCGTCGCTGGCTCCGTGAAATTGTCAATTTCCCGGTCGAAGTCACCCTTGCCGATGGTTCCAAGATTTCGGGCGTCCTCTACGACCTGTCTGCCGGCGGTATCCTTATCGGGCTTCCGCAGGAATACCCGGGCGGTACCCACGTGCATATCCATTTCGAACTCCCGAGTTTTGGCCCCGAAGACGTGGAAATTGAGATTTTGCGCAGTTTAGGCCATAAAAACAGCGATTATCCGGAACTTTTCTCCATGACGGCGTCCTTTACCGGAGCCTTCGGATGGACCCAGGAACGCGTTTTGCAGTACATATTTGAGGTAAATAAGCGAAAAAGGCAAAAGAAATGGCCGAAAATGCGCTAA
- a CDS encoding dihydroorotase → MRNIVLNNVRPFVDGKIAEPAKICLVDGAWASSAPEGTPEFDAKGAVALPALFGLGLDFKEPLRDDIYTFKDGVEAMRRGGFYGGLYESNANAIDDSLKLAAIQQISANCGLSFAFLGAFSMGYQCKDLAEMVELSEGGVVGFGDGNHNCSRSRFLRLAMEYGSMTGKRFFFMPLDDSLRHHGLVHEGSFADTLGMKGIPRIAETMEAFRILEMARFLKVPVHLKQVSCGETLKLIERARTQGVDVTCDVDIYHLLLDDSCLFDLDSHCNVPMPFRSAEDREALWQGLESGTVNAISVNHDPVLRQDKEVNFEDAVPGAVSLEVALPAIWKPLCTRLSAARAVELLSTAPAQLAGIEPAALKQGGQASLVLLDPDAETEVVSSMFAGKTRNCPLLGKKLPSRILGTYINGNWNEG, encoded by the coding sequence ATGCGTAATATCGTCTTGAACAACGTCCGCCCCTTTGTTGACGGGAAGATTGCTGAACCTGCGAAGATTTGCCTCGTGGATGGGGCCTGGGCCTCGTCCGCACCCGAAGGGACACCTGAATTTGATGCGAAGGGCGCAGTCGCCCTCCCGGCGCTCTTCGGCCTCGGGCTCGATTTCAAGGAACCCCTGCGCGACGACATCTACACCTTCAAGGACGGTGTGGAGGCCATGCGCCGTGGCGGCTTCTACGGCGGCCTTTACGAAAGCAACGCGAACGCCATAGACGATTCCCTGAAGCTTGCCGCCATCCAGCAGATTAGCGCGAATTGCGGCCTCTCGTTCGCCTTCCTGGGCGCGTTCAGCATGGGCTACCAGTGCAAGGACCTCGCCGAAATGGTGGAGCTTTCCGAAGGCGGTGTGGTCGGCTTCGGCGACGGCAACCACAACTGCTCGCGTTCGCGCTTCCTGCGCCTTGCGATGGAATACGGTTCCATGACGGGCAAGCGCTTCTTCTTTATGCCGCTCGATGACTCGCTCCGCCACCACGGGCTCGTGCACGAGGGCAGTTTCGCCGACACGCTCGGCATGAAGGGAATCCCGCGCATCGCCGAGACGATGGAAGCGTTCCGGATTCTTGAAATGGCGCGCTTCCTGAAGGTGCCGGTGCATCTGAAGCAGGTGAGCTGCGGCGAGACGCTCAAGCTTATCGAACGTGCGCGCACGCAGGGCGTGGACGTGACCTGCGACGTGGATATCTACCACCTGCTCCTGGACGACAGCTGCCTGTTCGACCTCGACTCGCACTGCAACGTGCCTATGCCGTTCCGTTCTGCGGAAGACCGCGAGGCCTTGTGGCAAGGGCTCGAGTCGGGAACCGTGAATGCAATCAGCGTGAACCACGACCCGGTGCTCAGGCAGGACAAGGAAGTGAATTTCGAGGATGCGGTGCCGGGAGCGGTTTCGCTGGAAGTCGCGCTCCCCGCAATCTGGAAACCGCTCTGCACGCGGCTTTCCGCCGCGCGCGCGGTGGAACTCCTTTCCACCGCCCCGGCACAGCTTGCAGGAATTGAACCCGCAGCGCTTAAGCAGGGCGGACAGGCGAGTCTGGTTCTCCTTGACCCGGATGCAGAAACGGAAGTCGTTTCCTCGATGTTTGCGGGCAAGACCCGCAACTGCCCGCTCCTGGGCAAGAAGTTGCCTTCCCGTATCCTCGGCACTTATATCAACGGAAACTGGAACGAGGGATAG
- a CDS encoding aspartate carbamoyltransferase catalytic subunit, translating to MSALEIKHLFGLRGVSKHDIRMILDNAKQFREILERPVKKVPSLRGMTVVNLFFENSTRTRTSFELAEKRLSADTVNFTSSNSSVKKGETLVDTLRNIEAMKIDIVVVRHKGTGVPKFLADNSNAIIVNAGDGAHEHPTQALLDMLTIEEKLGTLEGKNVTIVGDIRHSRVARSNLWGMTTMGAHVTLCGPSTLVPRNTELMDKVTWESDVKKAVKNADAIIALRLQKERMDDALLPSMREYRNTFGITHDLLENVKDQVLVMHPGPINRGVELDSEIADGENSVILNQVTNGVAVRMAVLYLLAGGRANA from the coding sequence GTGAGCGCGCTTGAGATTAAACACCTTTTTGGACTGCGCGGGGTATCGAAACACGATATCCGCATGATTCTCGATAACGCGAAGCAGTTCCGCGAAATTCTGGAACGCCCGGTAAAGAAGGTTCCGAGCCTGCGCGGCATGACGGTCGTGAACCTGTTCTTCGAGAACAGCACCCGCACCCGCACGAGTTTTGAGCTTGCAGAAAAACGACTCTCTGCAGATACGGTGAACTTCACGAGTTCCAACTCCAGCGTGAAGAAGGGCGAAACGCTTGTCGATACGCTCCGTAACATCGAGGCCATGAAGATCGACATCGTGGTCGTCCGCCACAAGGGGACGGGCGTCCCGAAGTTCCTCGCCGACAACAGCAATGCGATTATCGTGAACGCGGGCGACGGTGCGCACGAGCACCCCACACAGGCGCTGCTCGACATGCTCACCATCGAAGAAAAGCTCGGAACCCTCGAAGGCAAGAACGTGACGATTGTGGGCGATATCCGCCACAGCCGCGTGGCCCGCAGTAACCTCTGGGGCATGACGACGATGGGTGCGCACGTGACGCTCTGCGGACCGAGCACCCTGGTCCCCCGCAATACCGAACTGATGGACAAGGTCACCTGGGAAAGCGATGTGAAGAAGGCCGTGAAAAATGCGGATGCGATTATCGCGCTTCGCCTGCAAAAGGAACGCATGGACGATGCCCTGTTGCCCAGCATGCGCGAATACCGCAACACCTTCGGCATCACGCACGACCTGCTCGAAAACGTGAAGGACCAGGTGCTGGTCATGCACCCTGGGCCCATCAACCGTGGGGTGGAACTCGACAGCGAAATTGCCGACGGAGAAAATTCGGTCATCCTGAACCAGGTGACCAACGGCGTGGCCGTGCGAATGGCCGTGCTTTACCTTTTGGCTGGAGGTCGTGCAAATGCGTAA
- the pyrR gene encoding bifunctional pyr operon transcriptional regulator/uracil phosphoribosyltransferase PyrR, protein MKDNCKRIQELLSAQAMEFALDEMAAKIAKMHPSAENLIVLGMASRGIPLAKKLSDRLSQKFGKPIEMGCLDATFYRDDFHYRKPSASTEMRFTEMPASVEGKTVILVDDVLYTGRSVRAAMQAILDLGRPAAIRLCVLVDRGHRELPIAPDCVGLTVETAQNQEVRVMIEPIDSENSVYLVEVEA, encoded by the coding sequence ATGAAAGACAACTGCAAACGTATCCAGGAATTGCTTTCCGCGCAGGCCATGGAATTCGCCCTCGACGAAATGGCCGCGAAAATTGCGAAAATGCACCCTTCCGCCGAGAACCTGATTGTCCTCGGCATGGCAAGCCGCGGAATCCCGCTGGCAAAGAAACTGAGCGACAGGCTCTCGCAAAAATTCGGCAAGCCCATCGAGATGGGCTGCCTTGACGCGACATTCTACCGCGACGACTTCCACTACCGCAAGCCCAGCGCCTCTACCGAGATGCGCTTTACCGAGATGCCCGCCTCCGTGGAAGGCAAGACGGTAATCCTCGTGGACGACGTGCTCTACACGGGCCGCTCGGTGCGTGCCGCCATGCAGGCGATTCTTGACCTCGGGCGCCCCGCCGCCATCCGGCTCTGCGTGCTGGTGGACCGCGGCCACCGCGAACTCCCGATTGCCCCGGACTGCGTGGGCCTTACGGTAGAGACCGCACAGAACCAGGAAGTCCGCGTGATGATTGAACCCATTGACAGTGAAAATTCCGTTTATCTCGTAGAAGTGGAGGCATAG
- a CDS encoding peptidylprolyl isomerase has translation MFNQLDKPQPGETIAIMTTNHGVMKLRLFEDRVGECATNFIELAKQGKYDGAPFHRIIKDFMIQGGDFTRRNGTGGHSAKGPGTTIGDKYDPCLTHMRGALSWAKTAMPNSIGSQFFIVHGDNVHFLDHDQVGPGPADGYSVFGQLYEGFDVLDDIANVKTDRRDAPYDDVIIESVTIEKA, from the coding sequence ATGTTCAATCAGCTGGATAAACCGCAGCCGGGCGAAACCATCGCCATCATGACCACCAACCACGGAGTAATGAAGCTCCGCCTCTTCGAAGACCGCGTCGGCGAATGCGCCACGAACTTCATCGAACTTGCAAAGCAAGGCAAGTACGACGGTGCCCCCTTCCACCGTATCATCAAGGATTTCATGATCCAGGGCGGCGACTTCACCCGCAGGAACGGCACCGGCGGACACTCCGCCAAGGGCCCGGGCACTACCATCGGCGACAAGTACGACCCGTGCCTCACCCACATGCGCGGCGCCCTCAGCTGGGCAAAGACCGCCATGCCGAACTCCATCGGCAGCCAGTTCTTCATTGTCCACGGCGACAACGTGCACTTTTTGGACCACGACCAGGTGGGCCCCGGCCCGGCTGACGGCTACTCCGTGTTCGGCCAGCTCTACGAAGGCTTCGACGTGCTCGACGATATCGCAAACGTCAAGACCGACCGCCGTGATGCCCCTTACGATGACGTGATTATCGAGTCCGTGACCATCGAGAAGGCGTGA
- a CDS encoding M23 family metallopeptidase, with protein sequence MNTVLNKVICFALGCAGISLAQQSPCNEETMDAFAYEDCLAEHNLTVPGAEAKPASDGPRLTVLGAKQPPYSPFNKDAYLTSSFGENRGTRYHAGFDFSTQMEEGWVVYAPENGTVTELSVSPFMYGKLMLFKGESGKTWAFAHQSSFGKLDEMVMAKQYATKKNDVKLKPNVRYKKGDTLTFAGSSGIGNPHLHLEVRLDNDRIINPVLAGTVISDTIAPQIFGAAVWQGNEFATTSAEAFSKGCAVNPVKNEFPLHMAIKIADYSREPKDNPMSIRRIEVWRYDEKVYSKTYDTLSYKKMINIRDELLWAEEADTAGDWHYIGARIAPLSSYRLEVEDFAGHVTTRKFTLHPKCKGNSQLATTQFQTSPLYTFLAKPMIDLFRCESGYTFKAMGSKDATLSEDLCKVFKHKPTLLAKIVETYPDLKAIQYSADAKSTGNGREVDETIAVFPFGKHQTSINWNTKIGDIAVGQKISGIPVGHDSTIRVLAVTRTRTDSVDYLEFHPKGLQFRGKWDVCIENPDNPAPLYWLGETSRNWFIFSKQSSGKKRCASTNELRDIASIQNDEPPTLGFPYWADAMAFGLNQPVLRIPLIYKYDGIPDGNAINVKSGKNWIAAEYDSEPREIVILAEKLPDAGEKINIQIQDEAKHKVSYDITIPEM encoded by the coding sequence ATGAATACGGTTTTGAACAAAGTTATATGCTTCGCCCTCGGTTGTGCAGGCATTTCCCTTGCACAGCAGTCCCCCTGCAACGAAGAAACCATGGATGCGTTCGCCTACGAGGACTGCCTCGCTGAACATAACTTGACTGTTCCCGGCGCAGAGGCCAAGCCCGCAAGCGACGGCCCCCGCCTGACGGTACTCGGCGCAAAGCAGCCCCCGTACAGCCCCTTCAACAAGGACGCCTACCTCACCTCGAGTTTCGGCGAAAACCGCGGTACGCGCTACCATGCAGGTTTCGACTTCTCTACGCAAATGGAGGAAGGCTGGGTCGTCTACGCCCCCGAGAACGGAACCGTGACCGAACTGAGCGTATCGCCGTTCATGTACGGGAAACTCATGCTATTCAAGGGCGAAAGCGGCAAGACGTGGGCGTTTGCGCACCAGAGCAGTTTCGGCAAGCTCGACGAGATGGTGATGGCAAAGCAGTACGCCACCAAGAAAAACGACGTGAAACTGAAACCCAACGTGCGCTACAAGAAGGGTGACACGCTCACCTTCGCCGGGAGCAGCGGCATCGGAAACCCGCACCTGCACCTGGAAGTGCGCCTCGACAACGACCGCATCATCAACCCCGTCCTCGCGGGGACTGTCATCAGCGATACCATCGCACCGCAGATTTTCGGGGCAGCCGTATGGCAGGGCAACGAATTCGCGACCACCAGCGCAGAGGCCTTCAGCAAGGGCTGCGCCGTAAACCCCGTAAAGAACGAGTTCCCGCTCCACATGGCAATCAAGATTGCCGACTACAGCCGGGAACCCAAGGACAACCCGATGTCCATCCGCCGCATAGAAGTGTGGCGCTACGACGAGAAGGTCTACAGCAAAACGTACGACACGCTCAGCTACAAGAAGATGATCAACATCAGGGACGAGCTCCTGTGGGCCGAAGAAGCCGACACCGCCGGCGACTGGCACTACATCGGCGCAAGGATTGCCCCGCTTTCCTCGTACCGCCTCGAGGTGGAGGACTTCGCGGGCCACGTCACCACGCGCAAGTTTACGTTGCACCCCAAGTGCAAGGGTAACTCGCAGCTCGCGACCACCCAGTTCCAGACTTCCCCGCTCTACACCTTCCTTGCAAAGCCCATGATCGACCTGTTCCGCTGCGAATCGGGCTACACCTTCAAGGCAATGGGCAGCAAGGACGCGACACTTTCCGAAGACCTTTGCAAGGTGTTCAAGCACAAGCCCACGCTGCTTGCAAAAATCGTGGAGACCTACCCCGACCTGAAGGCAATCCAGTACAGTGCCGACGCGAAGTCCACCGGCAACGGGCGCGAGGTCGACGAGACCATCGCCGTGTTCCCCTTCGGCAAGCACCAGACCAGCATCAACTGGAATACAAAGATTGGCGATATCGCCGTTGGCCAGAAGATTAGCGGCATCCCGGTCGGGCACGATTCCACAATCCGCGTGCTCGCCGTGACACGCACCCGCACCGACAGCGTGGACTACCTGGAATTCCACCCCAAGGGGCTGCAGTTCCGCGGAAAGTGGGACGTGTGCATCGAGAACCCGGACAACCCCGCACCGCTCTACTGGCTGGGCGAAACGAGCCGCAACTGGTTCATATTCAGCAAGCAGAGTTCGGGTAAAAAGCGCTGCGCCAGCACGAACGAACTGCGCGACATCGCAAGCATCCAGAACGACGAGCCCCCGACACTCGGGTTCCCCTACTGGGCAGACGCGATGGCGTTCGGCCTGAACCAGCCCGTGCTCAGGATTCCCCTGATATACAAGTACGACGGCATTCCCGACGGCAACGCAATTAACGTAAAATCGGGCAAGAACTGGATTGCGGCGGAATACGATTCCGAACCGCGCGAAATCGTGATCCTCGCAGAAAAGCTCCCCGATGCAGGCGAAAAAATCAACATCCAGATTCAGGACGAGGCAAAGCACAAGGTAAGCTACGACATCACCATCCCGGAGATGTAG
- a CDS encoding DUF2334 domain-containing protein codes for MARKFLLCFHDINIWNYRKVVPEIRSLKDLCGRGFSLLVIPCTDGATPEAVREFRDTLLQLESEGFELALHGYKHKAEFSQGRSYMGLVGMNLTGGEAEFAGLCEYESSRLLQCGLKAWNDLFSAEGSTSVVTHTLPAAFIPPTWYSNRHLPGQVRAAKMLYEDRFSLTTAKGFRYASPVASFAGLPASLEKLAVAFGSLIMRLPVGIPRLAIHPDDYPRMRGVVRDLVRAALNNRRTLAHYGEL; via the coding sequence ATGGCCCGTAAATTTCTCCTCTGCTTTCACGATATAAACATCTGGAATTACCGGAAGGTCGTTCCCGAAATCCGCTCGCTCAAGGATCTCTGCGGGCGCGGGTTCAGCCTGCTCGTGATTCCCTGCACCGACGGTGCTACGCCGGAGGCTGTGCGCGAGTTCCGTGACACGCTGTTGCAACTGGAATCGGAGGGCTTTGAACTTGCCCTGCACGGATACAAGCACAAGGCGGAATTCAGCCAGGGACGCAGTTACATGGGCCTTGTGGGCATGAACCTTACGGGGGGCGAGGCCGAATTTGCGGGGCTCTGCGAGTACGAATCCTCGCGCCTGTTGCAGTGCGGCCTTAAGGCTTGGAACGATCTTTTTTCTGCGGAAGGTTCCACGAGCGTCGTGACGCATACGCTGCCTGCGGCGTTTATTCCGCCGACGTGGTATTCGAACCGGCATCTTCCGGGCCAGGTGCGTGCAGCGAAAATGCTCTACGAAGACCGTTTTTCCCTCACGACGGCGAAGGGTTTTCGCTATGCCTCTCCGGTGGCAAGTTTTGCGGGACTGCCTGCAAGCCTTGAAAAACTTGCGGTAGCCTTCGGGTCGCTTATCATGAGGTTGCCGGTAGGTATTCCCCGTCTGGCGATACATCCGGACGATTACCCGCGCATGAGGGGAGTCGTTCGCGATCTGGTGCGCGCGGCGTTAAACAACCGGCGTACGCTCGCACATTACGGCGAACTCTAG